From bacterium, a single genomic window includes:
- a CDS encoding DUF924 domain-containing protein produces MEPASVLAYWLADIGADGNPGRQAAARWFQGGQAVDEEIRTCFGEWVEKALAGGLNVWAANPRGRLALVLLLDQFPRNLYRGCAEAFSGDPRALELTWEALERHEDRELSPTERYFLYMPLEHAEDPEAQAEAVRRFRGLAEEQQPSSFFSGGLDWALRHQKTIERFGHFPARNAALGRETSPTERAFLEEHPAGF; encoded by the coding sequence GTGGAACCCGCTTCCGTGCTCGCGTACTGGCTCGCCGACATCGGTGCGGATGGGAATCCCGGCCGACAGGCCGCGGCACGCTGGTTCCAGGGTGGGCAGGCCGTCGATGAAGAGATCCGAACCTGCTTCGGAGAGTGGGTAGAGAAAGCGTTGGCGGGTGGCCTGAACGTCTGGGCCGCCAACCCGCGCGGCCGGCTTGCACTCGTCCTGTTGCTCGACCAATTCCCCCGCAATCTCTACCGGGGATGCGCCGAGGCGTTCTCCGGAGACCCGCGCGCCCTCGAACTCACCTGGGAGGCGCTCGAACGGCACGAAGACCGCGAGCTCTCACCCACAGAGCGATACTTCCTCTACATGCCACTCGAACATGCGGAAGATCCGGAAGCCCAGGCCGAGGCGGTGCGTCGCTTCAGGGGGCTCGCCGAGGAGCAGCAACCGAGTTCGTTCTTCTCCGGCGGACTCGATTGGGCTCTGCGCCATCAGAAGACGATCGAACGTTTCGGGCACTTCCCAGCGCGAAACGCGGCCCTGGGACGAGAGACGTCGCCCACCGAACGCGCCTTCCTCGAGGAGCACCCAGCGGGTTTCTGA